From the Saccharomycodes ludwigii strain NBRC 1722 chromosome I, whole genome shotgun sequence genome, one window contains:
- the RAD51 gene encoding recombinase RAD51 (similar to Saccharomyces cerevisiae YER095W | RAD51 | RADiation sensitive) gives MSSQLAAQPSADLPSQQQLSQNINNENTDPQVAEEENDGEGMGSFVPLEQLQVNGITSSDLNKLRDNGLFTVEAVAYAPKKDLIEIRGISEAKADKLLMEASKLVPMGFVTAADFHMRRTEMICLTTGSKNFDTLLGGGVETGSITELYGEFRTGKSQLCHTLAVTCQLPLDMGGGEGKCLYIDTEGTFRPIRLISIANRFGLDPEDALNNVAYARAYNADHQLKLLGAASQMMSESRFSLIIVDSIMALYRTDFSGRGELSARQMHLAKFMRALQRLADQFGVAVVITNQVVAQVDGMSGMFNPDPKKPVGGNIMAHSSTTRLAFKKGKGCQRICRVADSPCLPEAECVFAIYEDGIGDPREEGEEEQD, from the coding sequence ATGTCTTCTCAACTTGCAGCACAACCTTCAGCTGATTTACCATCTCAGCAGCAGCTATCTCAGAATATTAACAACGAAAATACTGATCCACAGGTTGCcgaagaagaaaatgatgGGGAAGGCATGGGTTCCTTTGTTCCCTTAGAGCAGCTACAAGTCAACGGTATCACTTCGTCTGATCTTAATAAATTAAGAGATAATGGATTATTTACAGTAGAAGCAGTGGCATATGctccaaaaaaagatttaattgAAATTAGAGGGATTAGTGAAGCCAAGGCTGATAAATTACTTATGGAAGCCTCTAAATTAGTACCCATGGGCTTTGTAACTGCTGCTGATTTCCATATGCGAAGAACAGAAATGATTTGTTTAACTACTGGTTCCAAGAATTTTGATACTTTGCTAGGCGGCGGTGTTGAAACAGGAAGCATCACCGAGTTGTATGGTGAGTTTAGGACCGGTAAGTCTCAATTATGTCATACCCTGGCTGTAACCTGTCAATTACCTCTTGATATGGGTGGCGGTGAGGGCAAGtgtttatatatagatacAGAGGGAACATTTAGACCAATTAGATTGATATCTATTGCTAACAGATTTGGTCTAGATCCAGAAGATGCTTTAAATAACGTTGCTTATGCTAGAGCCTACAACGCAGATCatcaattaaaattgttagGGGCTGCTTCCCAAATGATGAGTGAGAGCAGATTTAGTTTAATTATAGTCGATTCCATAATGGCTTTATATAGAACAGATTTTTCAGGTAGAGGCGAACTAAGTGCTAGGCAAATGCATTTAGCCAAATTCATGAGGGCTTTACAAAGATTAGCTGATCAATTTGGTGTTGCTGTGGTTATAACTAACCAGGTTGTTGCTCAGGTTGACGGGATGAGTGGTATGTTCAATCCTGACCCAAAAAAACCGGTTGGAGGTAATATAATGGCACACAGCTCAACAACTAGATTAGCGTTTAAAAAGGGGAAAGGATGCCAAAGAATTTGTCGTGTTGCTGATTCCCCCTGTTTGCCTGAAGCGGAATGTGTATTTGCTATCTATGAAGATGGAATTGGTGATCCAAGAGAAGAGGGTGAAGAGGAACAAGACTAA
- the YEL1 gene encoding Arf family guanine nucleotide exchange factor YEL1 (similar to Saccharomyces cerevisiae YBL060W | YEL1 | Yeast EFA6-Like) → MLTNSALIKSFANNNNNTDFSSKKSFSPATVGSPLSRTTTINDSLCSNNTSVTDLNSTNSTGNNMDNQKLDTFSRLSTEFSSITIDSNNSSSLSRPFTSTTGPTSTRDMGTANSKLYSAEFFDDKYKWQNDTSWFMDNWVEFLEHDLNLNSDFRTSRAGGASTDNNIDNNDIGSDFSQPPKPKTHHSLHKASSTSSLSRNFGKSLKLSLSNTSLNSNVSNTGNTNGNKGTRVDRTHRNTNKTTKLKNFFSRIKVKTEDISDSKFLQDNKDLMIQDLRHQNWKLVNLIVSEGRVYIFIFDRMLKNETGLNSLSFAKKFCSTYEVYNLFGTESKLVEDNMVISNDSLDIDDDKKKWVFTITFPSYDSNSTAKTTFHLRTKNKVLAEKYIQSCNFWSSRITPIPNAQFDMVSNLEYGWSEDILTFGHTNTMGGDNNISLGDADNKSTIVSLWKPLYSIDCLVHTDLQTTQLCDTTLKSQYKNLKIFTQSLSDLIDEHLNIVKPKMLAYWQHYVHISNDILSFDLAMDNWTEKYLFLIKHYDHQILYLNALENLRKEAEKLGDAELQNYFAINGEETQSN, encoded by the coding sequence atgTTAACTAATTCGGCACTAATTAAATCTTTCgccaataacaacaacaatacgGACTTTAGCAGTAAAAAGTCTTTTTCCCCAGCCACTGTGGGTTCTCCGTTATCTAGAACTACCACTATTAACGATTCTTTGTGCTCAAATAATACTTCGGTAACTGACCTAAATTCAACTAATAGCACTGGTAATAATATGGATAATCAAAAACTGGATACGTTTTCAAGATTAAGTACTGAGTTTAGTAGCATTACTATCGACtccaataatagtagttcTTTATCTCGCCCATTTACTTCAACCACTGGTCCGACTAGCACTCGTGATATGGGTACTGCAAATAGCAAATTATATTCTGCTGAATTTTTTGATGACAAATACAAGTGGCAAAATGACACTTCATGGTTTATGGATAATTGGGTTGAGTTTTTAGAACATGATTTGAACTTAAATTCTGACTTTAGAACTAGCCGTGCTGGCGGCGCCAGTACTGATAATAacattgataataatgatatagGATCAGATTTTTCTCAACCACCGAAACCGAAAACACATCATTCTTTACATAAGGCGAGTTCCACCAGTAGTTTATCTAGGAATTTTGGTAAGTCGTTGAAACTGTCCCTATCTAATACCTCCCTTAACAGTAACGTTAGTAATACCGGTAACACCAATGGTAATAAAGGTACACGAGTTGATCGTACTCATCGTAACACCAACAAGACGACcaaattaaagaattttttttctagaaTTAAAGTTAAGACAGAAGATATTTCGGATTCCAAATTTTTGCAggataataaagatttaatGATCCAGGACTTACGTCACCAGAATTGGAAACTTGTTAACTTGATTGTTAGTGAAGGTagagtatatatattcatatttgATAGAATGCTAAAAAATGAAACCGGATTGAATAGTTTGAGTTTTGCCAAGAAATTCTGTTCAACTTATGAAGTTTATAATCTTTTTGGCACTGAATCCAAGTTGGTTGAAGACAATATGGTTATTTCAAATGATTCTTTGGATAtagatgatgataaaaagaaatgggTCTTTACAATCACTTTCCCATCTTATGATTCCAATTCAACTGCTAAAACAACATTTCATTTACGTACAAAAAATAAGGTGCTGGCTGAAAAATACATTCAATCCTGTAATTTTTGGAGCAGTAGAATCACACCTATTCCTAATGCTCAATTTGATATGGTTTCTAATTTAGAATATGGTTGGAGTGAAGATATTTTGACATTTGGTCATACCAATACTATGGGTGGTGATAACAACATTAGCCTCGGTGACGctgataataaatctacGATAGTGAGTCTTTGGAAACCGTTATATAGTATAGATTGTTTGGTTCACACTGATTTGCAAACGACTCAACTATGTGATACGACACTAAAATCGCAGtacaaaaatttgaaaatttttacTCAAAGTTTGTCTGATCTAATTGATGAGCATTTGAACATAGTCAAACCAAAAATGTTAGCATATTGGCAACATTATGTTCATATTTCAAATGACATCTTATCTTTTGATCTTGCTATGGATAATTGGactgaaaaatatttgtttctaATTAAACATTATGATCATCAAATATTGTATTTGAATgctttggaaaatttaCGGAAAGAAGCTGAGAAATTGGGCGACGCAGAGttacaaaattattttgcaATAAATGGAGAGGAGACTCAAAGCAATTAA
- a CDS encoding transcription activator GCR1-like domain-containing protein (similar to Saccharomyces cerevisiae YOL116W | MSN1 | Multicopy suppressor of SNF1 mutation), with protein sequence MKQSQMEDVANELKKFTTKICDRIDECENNCTTELDLLRKENIILQKEYLELQAKFDNIELELHSLQNIKSQLLGYIKLQNSQMIRFFSDFIHHQLNSKEREILGTDDVVKFKKNSEKDKAELETLIATLEFMKNTIIDIDENHKGKSPISTRERDHIEENSQKSDEEQTPTKNNKSTSKSENIKVNAGDLDVLTNETPENTLDSSDCLGNKQHPKLGNIKLEEQKKEEEEEEEEEEEEEEEEEEEKKKEKEKDDDDDDDESCLNPEMENRKNSTTNTSVEDAGSNNNVDDESDKERAEDDISEREVRDHGRFTRSQQHENKKSEQHVPRTRRNTNLINNNNNNMENFKAPIHDIFLDQEILPEELSTSDPGAQIYNRRIRSSHISDSYIYKTFGILINKKDVTVRSIWEEYHKKQEKGYSMYDLETKYQAAWRGSGQFSRIFKRRACVIKAIQTGIKKRGMSAEDCINLLETNLNSLNRPVSYYYSPLNIPKELRY encoded by the coding sequence atgaaGCAAAGTCAGATGGAAGACGTAGCTAATGAATTGAAGAAATTTACCACAAAAATTTGTGATCGTATAGATGAATGTGAAAATAATTGTACCACTGAGTTAGATTTATtaagaaaggaaaatataatattacaaaaagaATATCTAGAATTACAGGCCAAGtttgataatattgaaCTAGAACTACATTCTTTacaaaatatcaaaagCCAATTATTGGGATATATTAAACTACAAAATTCTCAAATGATAAGATTTTTTAGTGATTTTATACATCACCAATTGAATTccaaagaaagagaaattCTTGGAACTGATGATGTTgtgaaatttaaaaaaaattcagaaAAGGATAAAGCAGAATTGGAAACATTAATAGCCACCTTAGaatttatgaaaaatacTATTATAGACATAGATGAGAACCATAAAGGGAAAAGTCCTATTAGTACAAGAGAAAGGGATCATATAGAAGAAAACTCTCAAAAAAGCGACGAGGAACAAACACCtacaaaaaacaacaaatccACTTCAAAAtcagaaaatattaaagtaAACGCTGGTGATTTAGATGTGCTTACTAACGAAACACCTGAAAATACTCTTGATAGTTCTGATTGCCTTGGAAACAAACAACACCCAAAGTTGGGAAATATAAAACttgaagaacaaaaaaaggaggaggaggaagaagaagaggaagaagaggaagaagaagaagaagaagaagaagaaaaaaaaaaagaaaaagaaaaagatgatgatgatgatgatgatgagtCTTGCTTAAATCCGGAGAtggaaaatagaaaaaacaGCACCACGAACACTAGTGTTGAGGATGCTGGATCAAACAATAATGTAGATGATGAATCTGACAAGGAGCGAGCAGAGGACGATATAAGTGAGCGAGAGGTCAGGGATCATGGTCGCTTTACCCGATCACAACAGCACGAAAACAAGAAAAGTGAACAGCACGTACCAAGAACGCGCCGAAATACcaatttgataaataataacaataacaatatggaaaattttaaagcaCCAATACACgatatatttttggatCAAGAAATTCTGCCTGAAGAATTATCAACTAGTGACCCAGGTGCACAGATATATAACAGGAGAATAAGATCTAGCCACATAAGCGatagttatatatataaaacctttggtatattaattaataaaaaagatgtgACTGTGAGATCTATTTGGGAGGAGTATCATAAAAAACAGGAAAAAGGCTATTCTATGTATGATTTAGAAACTAAATATCAAGCTGCTTGGAGGGGAAGTGGCCAGTTTTCcagaatatttaaaagaaggGCTTGTGTAATTAAGGCTATACAGACTGGCATTAAGAAAAGAGGAATGTCTGCTGAAGACTGCATCAACTTATTAGAAACCAATTTAAATAGCCTAAACAGACCTGttagttattattactcTCCATTAAATATTCCAAAAGAATTAAGGTATTGA